The following coding sequences lie in one Amycolatopsis cihanbeyliensis genomic window:
- the nikE gene encoding nickel ABC transporter ATP-binding protein NikE, with translation MTERPGTAGTCGDEAPSATLLQLKELGVTYRAGGDEVPAVRGVDLTLEAGDTLGLAGESGSGKSTVAMSVLRLLPKSARVTGEILLEGEDVRTMRWGRLRAVRWSSAAVVFQGAMHALNPVRKVGVQIAEPLRLHAPDGKVPPEETLRARVAELLEQVDLPTSRANAYPHELSGGQKQRVMIAMALACRPRLILADEPTTALDVIVQAQVLRLLGGLVTEHGIGLLMISHDLSVLAATCARTAVMYRGELVELGPSGQLMNSPGHAHTKALAAAFPTVGDPVSRFAPASSNPLPAEPARVRSTSPAEPLLTVEDLRVDFRARSGGRIAAVAGVDLEVRRDEIVALVGQSGSGKTTLARTLLGLQRPTSGSVRFAGTPLPTSSAGLREYRRQVQLVLQDPASALNPRHTVYEAVAEGPRIHGLGRDERQVVVEALEAAELRPAETYLSRLPHELSGGQKQRVVIAGALALRPSVLLADEPVASLDASVRGEILALLLRLRRQLGLSALVITHDLGLAWNIADRVAVMYRGELVEVGPVEEVLLEPSHDYTKSLLAALPGKRAAAVSSHQRDV, from the coding sequence GTGACAGAGCGTCCGGGAACCGCTGGGACCTGCGGTGACGAAGCGCCGAGCGCGACGTTGCTCCAGTTGAAGGAGCTCGGCGTCACCTACCGCGCGGGTGGTGATGAGGTGCCCGCCGTCCGGGGCGTGGATCTCACCCTGGAGGCCGGCGACACGCTGGGTCTGGCGGGGGAGTCCGGCTCCGGTAAGTCCACCGTGGCGATGAGCGTGCTGCGGTTGTTGCCGAAGTCGGCGAGGGTCACCGGGGAGATCCTGCTCGAGGGCGAGGATGTCCGAACCATGCGCTGGGGCAGGCTGCGTGCGGTGCGCTGGTCCTCGGCGGCGGTGGTGTTCCAGGGCGCGATGCACGCGCTGAACCCGGTGCGCAAGGTCGGGGTGCAGATCGCGGAGCCCCTCCGGTTGCACGCCCCGGATGGGAAGGTCCCTCCGGAGGAGACCCTGCGAGCCAGGGTGGCGGAACTGCTGGAACAGGTGGACCTGCCGACCTCGCGAGCCAATGCCTACCCGCACGAGCTGTCCGGCGGGCAGAAGCAGCGGGTGATGATCGCGATGGCGTTGGCCTGCCGGCCTCGGCTGATCCTCGCCGACGAGCCGACCACGGCTCTGGACGTGATCGTGCAGGCGCAGGTGCTGCGGTTGCTGGGTGGCCTGGTTACCGAGCACGGGATCGGGCTGCTGATGATCAGCCACGACCTCTCGGTCCTTGCCGCGACCTGTGCTCGGACCGCGGTGATGTACCGCGGGGAGCTGGTGGAGCTGGGACCGAGTGGCCAGTTGATGAACAGTCCCGGGCACGCGCACACCAAGGCGCTGGCCGCGGCGTTCCCGACCGTGGGGGACCCGGTGTCCCGGTTCGCCCCGGCCAGTAGTAACCCGTTGCCAGCCGAGCCGGCGCGGGTGCGCTCGACCTCCCCCGCGGAGCCCTTGCTGACCGTGGAGGACCTGCGGGTGGACTTCCGGGCGCGGTCCGGTGGCCGGATCGCCGCGGTCGCGGGTGTTGATCTCGAGGTACGGCGGGACGAGATCGTGGCCCTGGTCGGCCAGTCGGGTTCCGGTAAGACCACCTTGGCCAGGACCCTGCTGGGCCTGCAGCGGCCGACCTCGGGGTCGGTGCGGTTCGCCGGCACCCCGCTGCCGACGTCCAGCGCGGGGCTGCGGGAGTACCGCCGGCAGGTGCAGCTGGTGTTGCAGGATCCGGCGAGTGCGCTGAACCCGCGGCACACCGTGTACGAGGCGGTGGCCGAGGGGCCGCGCATCCACGGTCTGGGCCGAGACGAGCGGCAGGTCGTGGTGGAGGCGCTGGAGGCGGCCGAGCTACGTCCGGCCGAGACCTACCTGTCGCGGCTGCCGCACGAGCTGTCCGGCGGGCAGAAGCAGCGCGTGGTGATCGCGGGCGCGCTCGCGTTGCGGCCCAGCGTGCTGCTGGCCGACGAGCCGGTCGCGTCGCTGGACGCCTCGGTGCGGGGTGAGATCCTTGCCCTGCTGTTGCGGTTGCGCCGCCAGCTCGGCCTCTCCGCACTGGTGATCACCCACGACCTCGGCCTGGCCTGGAACATCGCCGACCGGGTGGCCGTGATGTACCGCGGGGAGCTGGTGGAGGTCGGGCCGGTGGAGGAGGTGCTGCTGGAGCCGAGCCACGACTACACGAAGTCACTCCTCGCAGCGCTGCCCGGCAAACGAGCCGCTGCCGTGAGTTCGCACCAACGCGATGTGTAA
- the mptB gene encoding polyprenol phosphomannose-dependent alpha 1,6 mannosyltransferase MptB: MATTTDPARGAEALDASTDRTDVSDVREPSRFPYRTIAMGTVGSTLLMLAALGAGGILIRDPVLGHGPLSWIRYGHGQILATALLYLGFGLVVWAWVRLGRYVLAERVGSRPVMVAAACWMAPLLISPPLFTRDVFSYLGQGAQLLHGLDPYAHGPAELEVLPDVVQNVHSLWQTTPAPYGPLFLLVAKSIVAVTGNNMIAGVIVTRLVLLIGLGMTMWALPRLVRHLGGKLPIALWLAIASPMMVIHLVGGPHNDLLMLGFLSVGVLAALERRHALAVALVTVGMLIKPTAAVALPFLVWMWARHLPGPSLWRRFVKAVLPSLGIFGSLFAAGTWLSMGSFNLGWIEGMQAPSLITNWLNFPTGIGEIFYTLTNLVVGVPSSPFVTVMRVVAWLALLAVLVRLWWLARHGGTKTVYWMALALLAVPLLAPPTLPWYFTWGFVLVAAFAWQRRHLAAAVGVSVFLVLVYYPTGEQALYDWWFMAGVFVASLYAAASLLRPDPLGLVAAWRKPRA, encoded by the coding sequence ATGGCCACCACGACAGACCCGGCGCGGGGGGCTGAGGCCCTGGACGCGTCTACGGACAGAACGGACGTATCCGACGTACGGGAGCCGTCGCGGTTCCCGTACCGGACCATCGCGATGGGGACGGTGGGCAGCACGCTGCTCATGCTCGCCGCCCTCGGCGCGGGCGGGATCCTGATCAGGGACCCGGTGCTCGGGCACGGCCCGCTGTCCTGGATCCGGTACGGCCACGGCCAGATTCTGGCTACCGCGCTGCTGTACCTCGGGTTCGGCCTGGTGGTGTGGGCCTGGGTACGGCTGGGGCGCTACGTGCTGGCGGAGCGGGTCGGCAGCAGGCCGGTCATGGTCGCCGCCGCGTGTTGGATGGCGCCGCTGTTGATCTCGCCGCCGCTGTTCACCAGGGACGTGTTCTCCTATCTCGGGCAGGGTGCCCAGCTGCTGCACGGGCTGGACCCGTACGCACACGGTCCCGCCGAGCTGGAAGTGCTGCCCGACGTGGTGCAGAACGTGCACTCCCTCTGGCAGACCACCCCGGCCCCGTACGGCCCGCTGTTCTTGCTGGTGGCCAAGAGCATCGTGGCGGTGACCGGGAACAACATGATCGCCGGCGTGATCGTGACCCGGCTGGTGCTGCTGATCGGTCTCGGTATGACGATGTGGGCCCTGCCGCGGCTGGTCCGGCACCTCGGCGGCAAGCTCCCGATCGCTCTGTGGCTCGCCATCGCCAGCCCGATGATGGTGATCCACCTGGTCGGCGGCCCGCACAACGACCTGTTGATGCTCGGCTTCCTCTCGGTCGGCGTGCTGGCCGCGCTGGAACGCCGGCATGCCCTGGCGGTCGCGCTGGTGACGGTGGGCATGCTGATCAAGCCGACGGCCGCCGTCGCGCTCCCGTTCCTGGTGTGGATGTGGGCGAGGCACCTGCCGGGCCCCTCGCTGTGGCGCAGGTTCGTCAAGGCGGTGCTGCCCTCACTCGGGATCTTCGGGAGCCTGTTCGCGGCCGGCACCTGGCTGTCGATGGGTTCGTTCAACCTGGGGTGGATCGAGGGCATGCAAGCACCCTCGCTGATCACCAACTGGCTGAACTTTCCGACCGGGATCGGCGAGATCTTCTACACCCTCACCAACCTGGTCGTCGGGGTACCGTCCTCGCCGTTCGTGACGGTGATGCGGGTGGTCGCCTGGCTGGCGCTGCTCGCCGTGCTGGTGCGCTTGTGGTGGCTGGCGCGGCACGGCGGCACCAAGACGGTGTACTGGATGGCGTTGGCGCTGCTTGCCGTTCCCCTGCTGGCTCCGCCGACCCTGCCCTGGTACTTCACCTGGGGGTTCGTGTTGGTCGCCGCGTTCGCGTGGCAACGCAGGCACCTCGCCGCCGCCGTCGGTGTCTCGGTCTTCCTGGTGCTGGTCTACTACCCGACGGGGGAGCAGGCCCTGTACGACTGGTGGTTCATGGCCGGTGTGTTCGTCGCGAGCCTGTACGCCGCGGCGTCGTTGCTGCGCCCGGATCCGCTCGGCCTGGTTGCCGCCTGGCGCAAGCCACGTGCGTGA
- a CDS encoding VOC family protein yields the protein MDCADPHGLARFWCPVLDYEVQDEDDGIVAIGSPTVPEGKNRPVRCRRC from the coding sequence ATCGACTGTGCCGATCCCCACGGTCTCGCCCGGTTCTGGTGCCCGGTCCTTGACTACGAGGTGCAGGACGAAGACGACGGAATCGTCGCCATCGGCTCCCCTACGGTGCCGGAAGGCAAGAACCGCCCGGTCCGGTGCCGCCGGTGTTGA
- a CDS encoding VOC family protein, translating to MLTFAHVPEGKTIKNRLHLDVNPTDRERDDEIRRLLGLGARHTDVGQGDESRVVLADPEAILQL from the coding sequence GTGTTGACCTTCGCGCACGTGCCCGAGGGCAAGACCATCAAGAACAGGCTCCACCTCGACGTCAACCCCACCGACAGGGAGCGGGACGACGAGATCCGTCGCCTGCTCGGCCTGGGTGCTCGGCACACCGACGTCGGCCAGGGCGACGAGAGCCGGGTCGTCCTTGCCGATCCGGAGGCAATACTCCAGTTGTGA
- a CDS encoding TIGR03086 family metal-binding protein translates to MTAVDATPDPRPHLSAALDQTEHQINAMGNADLGLPTPCAEYDLRTLLDHLVAVLRKLTSLGNGEGMAHVTDPADDHADHWGDTFRSARAELEQVWKPDSALGKNYTLPWAMLTGHELLEAYTHEFTVHAWDLSRVTGRGNDLDPVLAEAALDWFTRNLTAEDRSEGGPFAPAVAVADDADVYLRLAAYVGRPV, encoded by the coding sequence ATGACCGCAGTCGATGCGACGCCGGATCCGCGGCCGCACCTGAGTGCCGCGCTCGACCAGACCGAACACCAGATCAACGCGATGGGGAACGCCGACCTGGGCCTGCCCACGCCGTGTGCCGAGTACGACCTGCGGACACTGCTGGATCACCTCGTCGCTGTCCTGCGCAAGCTCACGTCCCTCGGCAATGGGGAAGGCATGGCCCATGTGACAGATCCGGCCGACGACCACGCCGATCACTGGGGTGACACGTTTCGCAGCGCTCGTGCCGAGCTCGAGCAGGTCTGGAAGCCCGACTCGGCACTCGGCAAGAATTACACCCTGCCCTGGGCAATGCTGACCGGGCATGAGCTGCTTGAGGCGTACACGCACGAATTCACCGTCCATGCCTGGGATCTTTCCCGAGTTACCGGCCGGGGCAACGACCTTGACCCGGTCCTGGCTGAGGCTGCCCTCGACTGGTTCACCCGCAATCTCACGGCGGAGGACCGCAGCGAGGGGGGACCGTTCGCACCGGCCGTGGCGGTCGCCGACGACGCCGACGTGTACCTCCGGCTCGCCGCTTATGTCGGCCGACCGGTGTAG
- a CDS encoding GNAT family N-acetyltransferase, translating into MSSEVRSAEWALHRRAASACVAAREAAVAGDFHAWEQEGVLAVSVTDSSLDFLSTLSGIGRETVPVAIDLVRRSVRNGVRPTVVVSTELGEEMETALRAGGLVRAGDRLLALRRLDTTPGSTSGADQGVVPVAGNGAALDAFLAILLAGYGVDGVVAAFIEAEHRLPIMRRFLVLERTVPIAAAAMTIHGEVAVLGGASTLREYRGRGAQSRLLRHRLRVAAEAGCGLAVATAGPESVSAANLRRAGFRLHRRSAWTRA; encoded by the coding sequence ATGTCGTCGGAGGTGCGCAGCGCGGAATGGGCCCTGCATCGCCGGGCCGCCTCGGCCTGCGTGGCGGCCCGGGAGGCGGCGGTGGCGGGCGATTTCCACGCCTGGGAACAGGAAGGGGTGCTGGCCGTGTCGGTCACGGACTCCTCGTTGGACTTCCTTTCGACCCTATCCGGGATCGGCAGGGAGACGGTCCCGGTGGCGATCGACCTGGTACGCCGGTCCGTCCGCAACGGCGTGCGGCCGACGGTGGTGGTCTCGACCGAACTCGGCGAGGAGATGGAAACCGCGTTGCGCGCGGGCGGGCTGGTCCGGGCCGGAGATCGCCTCCTTGCGCTCCGCCGGCTGGATACCACGCCCGGATCCACCTCGGGGGCGGACCAGGGCGTGGTTCCCGTCGCCGGGAACGGCGCGGCCCTGGATGCCTTCCTGGCGATCCTGCTGGCCGGGTACGGGGTGGACGGGGTGGTCGCCGCGTTCATCGAAGCGGAGCACCGGCTGCCGATCATGCGTCGCTTCCTCGTGCTGGAGCGAACGGTCCCGATCGCCGCTGCCGCCATGACGATCCACGGCGAGGTCGCCGTGCTCGGTGGCGCCTCGACCCTGCGGGAGTACCGGGGCCGTGGCGCACAGTCGCGGTTGCTACGGCACCGCCTCCGGGTGGCCGCCGAAGCGGGCTGCGGCCTCGCCGTCGCGACAGCCGGGCCCGAGTCGGTCAGCGCGGCCAACCTCCGCAGGGCGGGATTCCGGCTGCATCGGCGCTCGGCCTGGACGAGGGCCTGA
- a CDS encoding DUF4158 domain-containing protein translates to MTAIDRTAYPRFKRVVPARELAEAFTPTVAEVAWAREKTQNNQHLLALVVWLKSYQRLGYFPKLDEVPAVVVEHVRGLLGLSGEVAAEHDAGRTAKWHRGLVRALVGVKCPAIS, encoded by the coding sequence GTGACGGCGATTGATCGCACCGCGTATCCGCGGTTCAAGAGAGTGGTTCCCGCTCGGGAGTTGGCTGAGGCGTTCACGCCGACGGTCGCCGAGGTTGCGTGGGCTCGGGAGAAGACGCAGAACAATCAGCATCTGCTGGCCTTGGTGGTGTGGCTGAAGTCGTATCAGCGGCTGGGGTATTTTCCGAAGCTGGACGAGGTTCCCGCGGTGGTGGTCGAGCATGTACGCGGCTTGCTGGGGCTGTCCGGCGAGGTGGCGGCCGAGCACGACGCGGGCCGGACCGCGAAGTGGCATCGTGGGCTGGTCCGGGCGCTGGTGGGCGTGAAGTGCCCAGCAATCTCATAG
- the arsM gene encoding arsenite methyltransferase — translation MSEHPADLRETVRERYAAAATGVVTAGCCGPAPVEVGDNFGDNFGAARYAATERDELPAEAVAASLGCGNPTAVAELREGERVLDLGSGGGIDVLLSARRVGPTGKAYGLDMTEEMLALGHVNAERAGATNVEFLKGTIEAIPLPANTMDVVISNCVINLSVDKPSVFAEMFRVLAPGGRIGVSDVVAEDRLAPEQRAERGSYVGCIAGALSFSEYRGQLAAAGFTDIELTPTHQVADGMHSAIVRAIKRADSRQDSSCCGLPA, via the coding sequence ATGAGCGAGCACCCCGCGGACCTGCGCGAGACCGTCCGGGAGCGGTACGCGGCCGCCGCCACCGGTGTGGTGACGGCCGGCTGCTGCGGTCCCGCGCCGGTCGAGGTCGGCGACAACTTCGGCGACAACTTCGGCGCCGCCCGGTACGCCGCCACCGAACGAGACGAGCTGCCCGCCGAGGCGGTTGCCGCGTCGCTGGGCTGCGGCAACCCGACCGCGGTCGCCGAGTTGCGCGAGGGCGAGCGAGTCCTCGACCTCGGGTCAGGAGGCGGGATCGACGTCCTGCTCTCCGCCCGGCGGGTCGGACCGACCGGCAAGGCCTACGGCCTGGACATGACCGAGGAAATGCTCGCACTCGGCCACGTCAACGCGGAGCGGGCGGGCGCCACCAACGTGGAGTTCCTCAAGGGCACCATCGAGGCCATCCCCCTGCCCGCGAACACCATGGACGTCGTGATCTCCAACTGTGTGATCAATCTGTCGGTGGACAAGCCCAGCGTGTTCGCCGAGATGTTCCGGGTGCTCGCCCCCGGCGGTCGGATCGGTGTCTCCGACGTGGTCGCGGAGGATCGTCTCGCCCCCGAACAGCGGGCCGAGCGCGGCTCCTACGTGGGCTGCATCGCCGGCGCGCTCAGCTTCAGCGAGTACCGCGGCCAGTTGGCGGCCGCCGGGTTCACCGATATCGAGCTCACCCCGACCCACCAGGTCGCCGACGGCATGCACTCGGCGATCGTGCGGGCCATCAAGCGGGCCGACTCGCGGCAGGACTCCTCCTGCTGCGGCCTCCCGGCCTGA
- a CDS encoding ArsR/SmtB family transcription factor produces MSIQEIPSPARRADACCAGLLSGPLGEEQAAELAPVFKALGDPIRLRLLSMIATRAGGEVCVCELTPAFDLSQPTISHHLKLLRQAGLIDCERRGTWVYYWLLPEATDRLAALLTRPAGELAGAPVVAGGGS; encoded by the coding sequence ATGTCGATCCAGGAGATTCCGAGTCCGGCGCGGCGGGCCGACGCCTGCTGCGCCGGGCTGCTGTCCGGGCCGCTGGGCGAGGAGCAGGCCGCCGAGTTGGCGCCGGTGTTCAAGGCGTTGGGGGATCCGATCCGGCTACGGCTGTTGTCGATGATCGCCACGCGCGCCGGGGGAGAGGTGTGTGTCTGCGAACTCACCCCGGCCTTCGACCTGTCGCAGCCCACGATCTCGCACCATCTGAAGCTGCTGCGCCAGGCCGGGTTGATCGACTGTGAGCGGCGCGGGACCTGGGTGTACTACTGGTTGCTGCCGGAGGCCACGGACAGGCTCGCCGCCCTGCTGACCCGACCGGCCGGCGAGTTGGCCGGTGCGCCCGTCGTCGCCGGGGGTGGTTCGTGA
- the arsB gene encoding ACR3 family arsenite efflux transporter — protein sequence MTATAPAPSPRPVAGRLSTLDRFLPLWILAAMAAGLGLGRLLPGLGDALSKVTVTGVSLPIALGLLVMMYPVLAKVRYDRLGTVTRDRRLLVPSLVLNWVLGPALMFALAWLLLPDLPEYRTGLIIVGLARCIAMVIIWNDLAHGDREAAAVLVAVNSVFQVLAFAVLGWFYLTVLPGWLGLPTTGLEVSMWEIARNVLIFLGIPLAAGYLTRRVGERRKGRAWYENRFLPRIGPFALYGLLFTIVILFALQGNAITGRPWDVVRIALPLLIYFAVMWAGSYALGRAIGLSYERTTTLAFTAAGNNFELAIAVAIATFGVTSGQALAGVVGPLIEVPVLVALVYVSLALRRRSSTEVPPTRR from the coding sequence GTGACCGCCACCGCGCCGGCCCCGTCCCCGCGGCCCGTGGCGGGCCGATTGTCCACGTTGGACCGCTTCCTGCCGCTGTGGATCCTCGCCGCGATGGCCGCGGGTCTCGGGCTCGGCCGCTTGCTGCCGGGCCTCGGGGACGCACTGTCGAAGGTCACCGTCACCGGAGTCTCGCTACCGATCGCGCTGGGTCTGCTGGTGATGATGTACCCGGTGCTGGCCAAGGTTCGTTACGACCGGTTGGGTACCGTCACCCGCGACCGCCGCCTGCTGGTCCCGTCCTTGGTGCTGAACTGGGTGCTGGGTCCGGCGTTGATGTTCGCGCTGGCCTGGTTGCTGCTACCGGACCTGCCGGAGTACCGCACCGGTCTGATCATCGTGGGGCTGGCCCGATGCATCGCCATGGTCATCATCTGGAACGACCTCGCCCATGGCGACCGCGAGGCCGCGGCCGTGCTGGTCGCGGTGAACTCGGTGTTCCAGGTCCTCGCGTTCGCCGTGCTGGGCTGGTTCTACCTCACCGTGCTGCCCGGCTGGCTCGGCCTGCCGACGACCGGGCTGGAGGTCTCGATGTGGGAGATCGCCCGGAATGTGCTGATCTTCCTCGGTATCCCGCTGGCCGCCGGTTACCTCACCCGCCGGGTCGGCGAGCGCCGCAAGGGGCGTGCCTGGTACGAGAACCGGTTCCTGCCGCGGATCGGCCCGTTCGCCCTCTACGGCCTGCTGTTCACCATCGTGATCCTGTTCGCCCTGCAGGGGAACGCGATCACCGGCCGGCCGTGGGACGTCGTACGGATCGCGCTGCCCCTGCTGATCTACTTCGCAGTGATGTGGGCCGGGTCGTACGCCCTCGGCCGGGCCATCGGCCTGTCGTACGAGCGGACCACCACCTTGGCTTTCACCGCCGCGGGCAACAACTTCGAGCTCGCCATCGCCGTCGCGATCGCGACCTTCGGCGTCACCAGCGGCCAGGCGCTCGCCGGTGTGGTCGGCCCGCTGATCGAGGTCCCCGTACTGGTGGCCCTGGTGTACGTGTCCCTCGCCCTGCGCCGCCGCTCATCCACCGAAGTGCCCCCAACGCGCCGATGA